The proteins below are encoded in one region of Rubrobacter aplysinae:
- a CDS encoding (2Fe-2S) ferredoxin domain-containing protein, protein MPVPKQIFVCATPGEGRCGEKGGGELLERFREEISSRGHPSGLVLRNSCTRRHEEGPVVFVFPDDVWYTRVTQAEVPEIVERHLERREERRDHDTGAA, encoded by the coding sequence ATGCCGGTACCGAAACAGATATTCGTGTGCGCCACTCCTGGGGAGGGGCGTTGTGGAGAGAAGGGCGGGGGCGAGCTACTGGAGAGGTTCCGGGAGGAGATCTCCTCCCGTGGGCACCCCTCCGGGCTCGTGCTGCGTAACTCGTGTACCCGCCGCCACGAGGAAGGTCCGGTCGTCTTCGTCTTCCCGGATGACGTGTGGTACACGCGGGTAACGCAGGCGGAGGTCCCGGAGATAGTGGAGCGTCACCTGGAGAGGCGGGAGGAGAGACGGGACCACGATACGGGGGCCGCGTAG
- a CDS encoding NAD(P)/FAD-dependent oxidoreductase: MTPPEPRRSRVVVVGAGFAGASLIRSLPPSLRRPGQTLLVDQETEWDFIPLIHEVAVGRVHPDSVRSSIPALCRGRCDFLRASVEGISPETRTLHTSAGPVEYEYLVLAAGSRPTPPPAEMADSFGLFWSLGDALSLRSALDEAWRDSVRGDEAEGTLTVTLVGGGATGVELAAEIASLFDYLKKRTPRPPAREPRVVLLEATDRLLGWLDPYFHEVALRELRELGVEVRLNTPVTGADGDGVSAGDERIPARARVWTAGVHAAPLNGSLDAETDGSGRAALDGYLTLPDHPEIYVPGDAGVYTDPDHGPLPPTASVAVQQGPWIARDLDRRTRGRERRPFSYFDRGYVVSLGPESAVAEAAGAKFSGPKAQALYRSIFLYYLRGRRARLLTGADWSMERTIGRLGFDTTGRLADRR, translated from the coding sequence ATGACCCCCCCGGAGCCCCGGCGCTCACGGGTGGTCGTGGTGGGCGCGGGCTTCGCAGGAGCCTCGCTCATCCGGAGCCTGCCGCCCTCGCTGCGCCGCCCCGGTCAGACGCTGCTCGTGGACCAAGAGACCGAGTGGGACTTCATACCCCTGATCCACGAGGTCGCCGTGGGCAGGGTCCACCCGGATAGCGTCCGGAGCAGCATACCCGCTCTGTGCCGGGGCCGCTGCGACTTTCTCCGGGCGAGCGTAGAGGGTATCTCCCCCGAGACCCGCACCCTGCACACGAGCGCCGGCCCCGTGGAGTACGAGTACCTGGTGCTCGCGGCCGGCAGCCGTCCCACCCCGCCGCCCGCGGAGATGGCGGATAGCTTCGGGCTCTTCTGGTCGCTCGGGGACGCCCTCTCGCTACGTTCCGCTCTGGACGAAGCCTGGAGAGACTCCGTGCGTGGAGACGAAGCGGAGGGGACACTTACGGTCACGCTCGTCGGCGGCGGGGCCACCGGCGTGGAGCTAGCCGCCGAGATAGCCTCCCTCTTCGACTATCTGAAGAAGCGCACGCCCCGCCCCCCGGCGCGGGAGCCCCGGGTGGTGCTCCTGGAGGCCACGGACCGGCTGCTGGGTTGGCTCGACCCCTACTTCCACGAAGTCGCCCTGCGGGAGCTACGGGAGCTGGGCGTCGAGGTGCGGCTGAACACCCCGGTCACCGGGGCCGACGGCGACGGCGTAAGCGCCGGAGACGAGCGTATACCGGCCCGCGCCCGCGTGTGGACCGCCGGGGTACACGCCGCGCCGCTAAACGGCTCCCTGGATGCCGAGACCGACGGTTCCGGGAGGGCGGCGCTTGACGGCTACCTCACGTTGCCGGATCACCCGGAGATCTACGTCCCGGGCGACGCCGGGGTGTACACGGACCCGGACCACGGCCCGCTGCCCCCGACCGCCTCCGTGGCCGTACAGCAGGGACCCTGGATCGCCCGGGATCTCGATCGCCGCACGCGGGGTCGGGAGCGCCGGCCATTCTCGTACTTCGACCGGGGCTACGTCGTGAGCCTCGGGCCCGAGAGCGCGGTCGCCGAGGCGGCGGGAGCAAAGTTCTCCGGCCCGAAGGCCCAGGCCCTGTACCGGAGCATCTTCCTCTACTACCTGCGGGGCCGCCGGGCCCGGCTCCTCACGGGCGCGGACTGGTCCATGGAGCGCACCATCGGCCGTCTGGGATTCGACACCACCGGGCGTCTAGCAGACCGGCGTTAG